From the Streptomyces syringium genome, one window contains:
- a CDS encoding TetR/AcrR family transcriptional regulator: protein MPKIVDPEARRQAVAAAVLRVISRDGLEKASLRNVADEAGLAIGSVRHYVTDQTDLMTLALRELGRRVDRRIQAHAGQLLDPDAGIDRRARTEELLAELLPLDGTRHEEAVLWLAFTTAARTRPELRARADALHEGLHALVVRVLREWQRAGGLPDALAVETEALRLSALLDGLALQVVLQPAHVTPDDARRVLRHHLDALKAGS from the coding sequence ATGCCGAAGATCGTCGACCCCGAGGCCCGCCGCCAGGCCGTGGCCGCCGCCGTTCTGCGCGTCATCAGCCGGGACGGCCTGGAAAAGGCATCACTGCGCAATGTCGCCGACGAGGCGGGGCTCGCCATCGGGTCGGTCCGTCACTACGTCACCGACCAGACCGACCTGATGACGCTCGCCCTGCGCGAACTCGGCCGCCGCGTCGACCGGCGGATCCAGGCCCACGCCGGGCAACTGCTCGACCCGGACGCCGGCATCGACCGCCGTGCCCGCACCGAGGAACTCCTCGCGGAGCTGCTCCCGCTCGACGGGACCCGCCACGAGGAGGCCGTGCTCTGGCTCGCCTTCACCACCGCGGCGCGCACTCGGCCCGAACTGCGCGCCCGCGCGGACGCGTTGCACGAGGGCCTGCACGCGCTGGTGGTGCGCGTCCTGCGGGAATGGCAGCGGGCCGGCGGCCTGCCGGACGCCCTCGCCGTCGAGACGGAGGCGCTGCGGCTGTCCGCGCTGCTCGACGGCCTCGCGCTCCAGGTGGTGCTGCAGCCCGCCCACGTCACGCCGGACGACGCCCGAAGGGTGTTGCGACACCACCTGGACGCGCTCAAGGCAGGTTCCTAA
- a CDS encoding AMP-binding protein, translating to MPLNATDFRTYVEHALDVLAAAPDRHVLIHRDRRVTGRELRDLVHRMARALRTQGVRHGQTVTLLSGNLPETIAVRYAANLIGCRVNHLYSKLAAEVQATIVRDVETHTLVVDPQYADRAREVTGQAPVKNVLTLGPAEVGTDLLELAADESADPFPSPARPQDTCTIRHTGGTTGHPKAICTSFEQVRWFHDVIPEDIMARTGQPIRQLVCTTLAHAAGMMADHALRTGGAVVLMEDFEPAAVLAAIERERITHLFLLPPLLYQLMDHADAARTDTSSLRRISYGGCPSSPTRIAEAVRRFGPVLNQFYGQNEAGGISVLTEEDHDPEHPERLWSVGKALEGVEVAIRDASGRDLPPGEHGEICVRSAGIMQGYWKQPELTAEVLRDGWLHTGDIGHLDDEGYLTIVDRLKDMIVVVGGHVYTTELEDLLNSHPHVLQSAVFGVPDANRMEQVHAVVVPARDGGVDERGLRELVRTERGTMYEPARIEFLDALPLTDAGKPDKKLLRRMVEQTAAA from the coding sequence ATGCCCCTCAACGCGACCGACTTCCGCACCTATGTGGAACACGCCCTCGACGTCCTCGCCGCCGCACCCGACCGGCACGTCCTGATCCACCGAGACCGACGCGTCACCGGCCGCGAGCTCCGGGACCTCGTCCACCGCATGGCACGCGCACTGCGCACCCAGGGAGTACGCCACGGCCAGACCGTCACCCTGTTAAGCGGGAACCTGCCCGAGACCATCGCCGTGCGCTACGCCGCCAACCTGATCGGCTGCCGGGTCAACCACCTCTACAGCAAGCTCGCGGCCGAGGTGCAGGCCACCATCGTGCGCGACGTCGAGACCCACACCCTGGTCGTCGACCCGCAGTACGCGGACCGCGCCCGTGAGGTGACCGGGCAGGCGCCGGTGAAGAACGTCCTCACGCTCGGCCCGGCCGAGGTGGGCACGGACCTGCTGGAACTCGCCGCGGACGAGTCCGCCGACCCCTTCCCCAGCCCCGCCCGGCCGCAGGACACCTGCACCATCCGTCACACGGGCGGCACCACCGGCCACCCCAAGGCCATCTGCACCTCCTTCGAGCAGGTGCGGTGGTTCCACGACGTCATACCCGAAGACATCATGGCCAGGACGGGGCAGCCGATCCGGCAACTGGTGTGCACCACGCTCGCCCACGCCGCCGGCATGATGGCCGATCACGCCCTGCGCACCGGCGGAGCCGTGGTGCTGATGGAGGACTTCGAGCCGGCGGCCGTGCTCGCCGCGATCGAGCGCGAACGCATCACCCACCTGTTCCTGCTGCCGCCGCTGCTGTACCAGCTGATGGACCACGCGGACGCCGCCCGCACCGACACCTCCAGCCTGCGCCGCATCTCGTACGGCGGCTGCCCGTCCTCGCCGACCCGCATCGCCGAGGCCGTACGGCGCTTCGGCCCTGTCCTCAACCAGTTCTACGGACAGAACGAGGCCGGCGGCATCAGCGTGCTCACCGAGGAGGACCACGACCCGGAGCACCCCGAGCGCCTCTGGTCCGTCGGGAAGGCCCTGGAAGGCGTCGAGGTGGCCATCCGCGACGCGTCCGGCCGCGATCTGCCTCCCGGCGAGCACGGCGAGATCTGCGTCCGTTCGGCGGGCATCATGCAGGGGTACTGGAAGCAGCCGGAGCTGACCGCCGAGGTGCTGCGGGACGGCTGGCTGCACACCGGCGACATCGGGCACCTGGACGACGAGGGCTATCTGACCATCGTCGACCGGCTCAAGGACATGATCGTGGTGGTCGGCGGCCATGTGTACACCACGGAACTCGAGGACCTGCTGAACTCCCACCCGCACGTCCTGCAGAGCGCCGTCTTCGGCGTCCCCGACGCCAACCGCATGGAGCAGGTCCACGCCGTCGTCGTACCCGCGCGGGACGGCGGCGTCGACGAGCGAGGCCTCCGTGAGCTGGTGCGCACCGAGCGGGGCACGATGTACGAACCGGCGCGCATCGAGTTCCTCGACGCGCTGCCGCTGACCGACGCCGGGAAGCCGGACAAGAAGCTGCTGCGCCGCATGGTGGAGCAGACGGCGGCTGCCTGA
- a CDS encoding DUF4142 domain-containing protein: protein MRTVRSLRSARSLRGLRPVSRRTLGTGLVVGSLAATLLALLIPVYLFGSAEPAAAGARTAWNDDGGGITNTRSGPLTPLDRDFVRRVRLAGLWEKPAGRLALERGTKDTVKTAGHHLVDGHTELDRLSVETGQALDVTMPQRPTAEQQGWLDQLEGARGATFDRIFANLVRAAHGKVFGLVALVRDRTANTAVRDLASRANTVVLDHITVLENTGLVDFPHPGDNEKK, encoded by the coding sequence ATGCGAACCGTACGTTCCCTGCGTTCCGCGCGTTCCCTGCGCGGTCTGCGGCCCGTCTCCCGGCGGACCCTCGGTACCGGGCTCGTCGTCGGCTCCCTGGCCGCGACGCTCCTGGCGCTGCTGATCCCCGTGTACCTCTTCGGCAGTGCCGAACCCGCGGCGGCGGGCGCGCGCACCGCCTGGAACGACGACGGCGGAGGAATCACGAACACACGGTCCGGTCCGCTGACACCGCTGGACCGGGACTTCGTCCGCCGTGTCCGGCTCGCCGGGCTGTGGGAGAAGCCCGCGGGGAGACTCGCCCTGGAGCGCGGCACGAAGGACACGGTGAAGACGGCCGGCCATCACCTCGTCGACGGTCACACCGAGCTGGACCGGCTGTCCGTCGAAACGGGCCAGGCCTTGGATGTGACCATGCCGCAACGGCCCACCGCCGAACAGCAAGGGTGGCTCGACCAGTTGGAAGGCGCCCGAGGCGCCACGTTCGACCGGATCTTCGCGAACCTCGTGCGTGCCGCTCACGGCAAGGTGTTCGGGCTGGTGGCGCTCGTACGCGACCGCACCGCCAATACGGCGGTGCGGGATCTGGCGTCCCGCGCCAACACCGTCGTCCTCGATCACATCACCGTCCTCGAGAACACCGGACTCGTCGACTTCCCCCACCCAGGTGACAACGAAAAGAAGTGA
- a CDS encoding transcriptional regulator, giving the protein MTAGAAGAADTTPAPPAAPDRVAEDPLARLACEGATGALHGPVGALYLCDGAVVHAESPAAPDVGWRLTARGRLSPETWEEAVAQGGPGYRAGDFLVEHGRLSQGELELCHLSALFDAAYFVLYPLGDGQRPPERFLREARHWLGPVRPVPVPVLRREVRRRRRLLEQAWPGAAVDAAPVVPVPDAGRSRGHGAQTACGRRAVLHAADGVRTPVQIARALGRPAFATLLDVRRLTALGLVRPPDPGVPEDGPPLPEAPGVPDTSLLLRIRDALEAL; this is encoded by the coding sequence GTGACCGCGGGAGCCGCGGGCGCCGCGGATACGACTCCGGCACCGCCGGCCGCCCCGGACCGGGTCGCCGAGGACCCGTTGGCCCGGCTGGCCTGCGAAGGTGCCACCGGAGCGCTGCACGGGCCGGTGGGTGCGCTCTATCTGTGCGACGGGGCGGTGGTGCACGCGGAGAGCCCGGCCGCGCCGGATGTGGGATGGCGGCTGACCGCCCGGGGGCGGCTGTCACCGGAGACCTGGGAGGAGGCCGTGGCCCAGGGCGGCCCGGGCTACCGGGCCGGTGACTTCCTCGTCGAACACGGCCGGTTGAGCCAGGGCGAACTCGAACTGTGCCATCTGAGCGCACTGTTCGACGCCGCCTACTTCGTTCTGTACCCCCTGGGAGACGGTCAGCGCCCGCCCGAACGGTTCCTCCGCGAGGCCCGGCACTGGCTCGGCCCGGTACGGCCGGTGCCGGTCCCCGTTCTCCGACGGGAGGTGCGCAGACGACGCCGGCTCCTGGAACAGGCATGGCCGGGCGCGGCGGTGGACGCGGCCCCCGTCGTGCCGGTGCCCGACGCCGGCCGGAGCCGCGGGCACGGCGCGCAGACGGCGTGCGGCCGACGGGCGGTGCTGCACGCGGCCGACGGGGTACGCACCCCGGTACAGATCGCCCGGGCGCTCGGACGCCCCGCCTTCGCCACCCTCCTGGACGTCCGGCGGCTGACGGCGCTGGGCCTGGTCCGGCCCCCGGACCCCGGGGTGCCCGAGGACGGCCCGCCGTTGCCCGAGGCGCCGGGCGTCCCGGATACCTCCCTGCTGCTCAGGATCCGTGACGCGTTGGAGGCCCTGTGA
- a CDS encoding ester cyclase, translated as MSAEENKKLVRRFYAEIDQGNIDALDDLVAEDYLDHSPPPFPGFGPGLEGLKQIFRLFWEATPGTHEIQDQVAEGDKVATRLLCRGAHERDLPGIPATGNQLEITATVVHRIENGKLAEKWSDKDTLGLLQQLGVLPPLGEPAE; from the coding sequence GTGTCCGCAGAAGAGAACAAGAAGCTCGTCCGCCGCTTCTACGCGGAGATCGACCAGGGCAACATCGACGCCTTGGACGACCTCGTCGCCGAGGATTATCTGGACCACTCTCCCCCGCCCTTCCCGGGCTTCGGTCCGGGTCTCGAGGGGTTGAAGCAGATCTTCCGCCTGTTCTGGGAGGCGACGCCGGGCACGCACGAGATCCAGGACCAGGTGGCGGAGGGCGACAAGGTCGCCACGCGGCTGCTGTGCCGGGGTGCGCACGAGCGCGATCTGCCGGGCATTCCCGCCACGGGCAACCAGTTGGAGATCACGGCGACGGTCGTCCACCGCATCGAGAACGGCAAGCTGGCGGAAAAGTGGTCCGACAAGGACACACTCGGTTTGTTGCAACAGCTCGGCGTCCTCCCGCCGCTCGGGGAACCGGCGGAGTAG
- a CDS encoding roadblock/LC7 domain-containing protein — protein MRRALRQWTGRRQSMTALPEVLTELQALRVRVPHLTGALVASTDGLVIAHLVTDMEPDGVAALTAAALGVGARLTDAVGHGGFRELLVRGERGYVATYAAGSSCVLTLLAAADANVGRLNLEARRAGTRISELVDSALERRRQL, from the coding sequence ATGAGACGCGCCTTGAGGCAATGGACAGGAAGGAGACAGTCGATGACGGCCCTACCCGAGGTGCTCACCGAGCTCCAGGCGTTACGGGTCCGCGTACCGCATCTGACCGGTGCGTTGGTGGCGAGCACCGACGGGCTGGTGATCGCGCATCTCGTCACCGACATGGAGCCCGACGGGGTGGCCGCGCTGACCGCGGCGGCCCTGGGGGTGGGCGCGCGGCTGACGGACGCCGTGGGCCACGGCGGGTTCCGTGAACTGCTGGTGCGCGGCGAGCGCGGCTATGTGGCGACGTACGCGGCCGGTTCGTCCTGCGTCCTGACGCTCCTGGCGGCGGCCGACGCCAATGTGGGCCGGCTGAACCTGGAGGCCCGCAGGGCCGGGACACGCATATCGGAGCTCGTCGACAGCGCACTGGAGCGTCGACGGCAGCTGTGA
- a CDS encoding DUF1996 domain-containing protein, producing MMRQAHKRSQLRTRAVVAAAALLLGGGGTAIIAANASAGGARDTAQHNTGQTPHGAAAGSATGEATTVSCPDVGEKLREVPAPARTEVSRGLSQLDAQVAGAYEQMTSKGTTPDAVLGELKRKRDATIGRITDSIKAADSAAVPAPEDLSALSGCRTRQISTTAADDSSRPLSSQLGEQGKPGGPSRADFADIRTAPTRPGAPAARRGGSTGTFASVCGRNENGHFNPDNVIVTPGVRNGAHHMHDYVGNKSTDAFSTDKSLAAAGTTCTNGDKSSHYWPVLRKLDGKAAPDANAPGGGHDGNMGTVLRPASVTLQFRGSPVTKVTAMPRFLRVITGDAKALTNGLGNANASWSCAGFENRQLKDKYPICPNGAQVVRTFAFQNCWDGRNTDSANHRTHVAFARADGSCPRGFQAIPQLVQRITYDVPAGVPFAVDSFPEQLHKPVTDHGDFINVMSDALMARATACINGGRTC from the coding sequence ATGATGCGACAGGCCCATAAACGCTCGCAATTGAGGACCCGGGCGGTGGTCGCGGCCGCGGCGCTGCTGCTGGGTGGCGGCGGCACGGCGATCATCGCGGCCAACGCCTCCGCCGGCGGTGCACGGGACACCGCGCAACACAACACCGGGCAGACCCCGCACGGCGCCGCCGCGGGCTCCGCCACCGGTGAGGCGACGACCGTCTCCTGCCCCGACGTCGGCGAAAAGCTGCGTGAGGTCCCCGCACCGGCGCGGACCGAGGTCTCCCGGGGCCTCTCCCAGCTCGATGCCCAAGTGGCGGGCGCCTACGAGCAGATGACATCGAAGGGAACCACCCCGGACGCCGTGCTGGGGGAGCTGAAACGCAAACGCGACGCGACCATCGGCCGCATCACCGATTCCATCAAGGCGGCCGACAGCGCCGCCGTGCCCGCGCCCGAGGACCTCAGCGCACTGAGCGGATGCCGGACCCGGCAGATCAGTACGACCGCGGCCGACGACTCCTCCCGCCCCTTGAGCTCCCAACTCGGCGAGCAGGGCAAGCCCGGCGGCCCCTCCCGCGCCGACTTCGCCGACATCAGGACCGCGCCGACGCGGCCCGGCGCGCCCGCGGCCCGCCGCGGCGGCTCGACGGGCACCTTCGCATCCGTGTGCGGTCGCAACGAAAACGGTCACTTCAATCCCGACAACGTGATCGTCACCCCCGGAGTCCGCAACGGCGCCCACCACATGCACGACTACGTCGGCAATAAATCCACCGACGCCTTCTCCACCGACAAAAGCCTCGCGGCGGCGGGAACGACCTGCACCAACGGGGACAAGTCCAGCCACTACTGGCCGGTGCTGCGGAAACTGGACGGAAAGGCGGCACCGGACGCCAATGCCCCGGGCGGCGGCCACGACGGGAACATGGGAACCGTGCTGCGGCCCGCGTCGGTGACCCTGCAGTTCCGGGGCAGCCCGGTGACAAAGGTGACCGCGATGCCCCGATTCCTTCGCGTCATCACCGGTGATGCCAAAGCGCTCACCAACGGCCTGGGCAACGCGAACGCCTCCTGGAGCTGCGCGGGATTCGAGAACCGGCAGTTGAAGGACAAATATCCGATCTGCCCGAACGGCGCGCAGGTCGTCCGCACCTTCGCCTTCCAGAACTGCTGGGACGGGCGTAACACCGACAGCGCCAATCACCGGACCCATGTCGCCTTCGCCCGCGCCGACGGCTCCTGCCCCCGTGGTTTCCAGGCCATTCCGCAACTGGTGCAGCGCATCACCTACGACGTACCGGCGGGCGTCCCCTTCGCCGTGGACAGCTTTCCCGAGCAGCTGCACAAGCCGGTCACGGACCACGGCGACTTCATCAACGTCATGTCGGACGCGCTGATGGCAAGGGCGACGGCGTGCATCAACGGTGGCCGCACCTGCTGA
- a CDS encoding DUF1453 domain-containing protein produces MNVWVLAALIAVVAIVVVAKRLRGEPLNVRDVFAPPLVLTGLGVWALCKADGLTGTDLVWVVVGCILGIALGALRGATVQVFGKDGVLWQRYTGRTFLVVLGSLAVMAGYGFLAVRLGMHENARPVQLSTGVGFLGEALVVGYRGLASGLPFAPERARRR; encoded by the coding sequence ATGAACGTCTGGGTGCTCGCGGCTCTCATCGCCGTCGTCGCGATCGTTGTGGTGGCCAAGCGGCTGAGGGGCGAACCCCTCAACGTCCGTGATGTGTTCGCGCCGCCCCTCGTCCTCACGGGCCTCGGCGTCTGGGCCCTGTGCAAGGCCGACGGCCTGACCGGGACCGACCTCGTCTGGGTCGTCGTGGGCTGCATCCTCGGCATCGCGCTCGGCGCGCTGCGCGGCGCGACCGTGCAGGTCTTCGGCAAGGACGGGGTGCTGTGGCAGCGCTACACCGGCCGCACCTTTCTCGTCGTCCTCGGGTCCTTGGCGGTCATGGCCGGCTACGGCTTCCTCGCGGTACGGCTCGGCATGCACGAGAACGCGCGGCCGGTCCAGCTGTCCACCGGTGTCGGATTCCTCGGTGAGGCACTCGTCGTCGGCTACCGCGGGCTGGCGAGCGGCCTGCCCTTCGCCCCGGAGCGCGCACGACGGCGCTGA
- a CDS encoding PhlD yields the protein MPSYVSMPSIALPDHVVTTDDICADISAHHGDNPRLGSILRVIRATGVHTRRFTRPLRSPTVAGTATIGERNRVAFADSARLAEEAARAALATAGLTPADVDCVVTSHTTSWAVPGLDVHLTGALGLRPDVRRIPMATLGCVGGAQALVRAAREVRAEPGSRVLVVAAETISTIYHHGDTTLESMIYKALFGDSAGACVVTGTPRGPGLRIDDTWEYWLPDSHDRYWGRLDDAGLHFDSTRKAANAAGDVMPALHDWLRSGQSATAPPRWAAVHPGGPRILDDVASGLGFEPKVLRHSWSSLEENGNLGGVAVLDVLARTHDDPPGDGEEGLLLAFGPGFVAASCRGAWCA from the coding sequence GTGCCCTCCTACGTCTCGATGCCTTCGATAGCCCTGCCCGACCACGTCGTCACCACCGATGACATCTGCGCCGACATCAGCGCGCACCACGGCGACAACCCACGGCTGGGCTCGATCCTGCGCGTCATCCGGGCCACCGGGGTGCACACCCGGCGCTTCACCCGGCCGCTGCGCTCCCCCACCGTCGCCGGCACCGCCACGATCGGGGAGCGCAACCGGGTGGCCTTCGCCGATTCCGCCCGCCTCGCCGAGGAGGCGGCCCGCGCGGCCCTGGCCACCGCCGGGCTGACGCCGGCCGACGTCGACTGCGTGGTCACCAGTCACACCACCTCGTGGGCGGTGCCCGGCCTCGACGTCCACCTGACGGGCGCGCTCGGACTGCGGCCCGACGTCCGCCGGATCCCGATGGCCACCCTCGGCTGCGTCGGGGGCGCCCAGGCCCTCGTCCGCGCGGCCCGCGAGGTCCGGGCCGAGCCGGGCAGCCGCGTCCTGGTCGTCGCCGCCGAGACGATCAGCACGATCTACCACCACGGGGACACCACCCTGGAAAGCATGATCTACAAAGCGCTGTTCGGGGACAGCGCGGGCGCCTGCGTCGTCACCGGCACCCCGCGCGGTCCGGGGCTGCGCATCGACGACACCTGGGAGTACTGGCTCCCCGACAGTCACGACCGCTACTGGGGCCGCCTCGACGACGCGGGCCTGCACTTCGACTCCACGCGCAAGGCCGCGAACGCCGCCGGTGACGTCATGCCCGCCCTCCACGACTGGCTGCGCTCCGGACAGTCGGCGACCGCACCGCCGCGATGGGCGGCCGTCCACCCCGGCGGGCCCCGCATCCTCGACGACGTGGCTTCGGGGCTCGGCTTCGAGCCCAAGGTGCTCCGGCACTCCTGGAGCAGCCTGGAGGAGAACGGCAACCTGGGCGGCGTCGCGGTCCTCGACGTACTCGCCCGCACCCACGACGACCCGCCCGGCGACGGTGAGGAGGGGCTGCTGCTCGCCTTCGGGCCCGGTTTCGTCGCCGCGTCCTGCCGCGGCGCCTGGTGCGCCTGA
- a CDS encoding MmyB family transcriptional regulator, whose product MDKEALQKLLRARRALIAPEEHGLARPARQGRRAPGLAQSQIDQLLHRAPGTFNRLETGNHPNPPEDLLRDVARLLAFNEHEWTLLWLYTVHRDPPYPLHPRSGTEVPGAWQEVVNSMSHMAYLNDQSWNVLAYNEAFAAMFPSGEVPANTMRWMTLAPEARDVLTGWTEYWLPFVLPQMRAAVAALPHDETLTALEADILADPVVGPLYEAGGGAYIHPDGDERPLDHAQMGPGWVSLCTAEPLASPRARLMILVFHRGEQRPRQPMLHAR is encoded by the coding sequence GTGGACAAGGAAGCACTGCAGAAGCTGCTCCGTGCGCGCCGGGCTCTCATAGCCCCGGAAGAGCACGGCCTCGCCCGCCCGGCCCGGCAGGGGCGGCGGGCCCCCGGACTGGCACAGTCACAGATCGACCAGTTGCTGCACCGGGCGCCCGGGACCTTCAATCGGCTCGAGACCGGAAATCACCCCAACCCGCCCGAGGATCTGCTGCGGGACGTGGCCCGGCTGCTCGCGTTCAATGAGCACGAGTGGACGCTGCTGTGGCTCTACACCGTGCACCGCGACCCGCCGTACCCGCTGCACCCCCGGTCCGGCACCGAGGTGCCCGGGGCGTGGCAGGAGGTCGTCAACAGCATGTCCCACATGGCGTATCTCAACGACCAGTCCTGGAACGTCCTCGCCTACAACGAGGCGTTCGCCGCCATGTTCCCCAGCGGGGAGGTCCCGGCCAACACCATGCGCTGGATGACGCTCGCGCCGGAGGCCCGCGACGTGCTCACCGGGTGGACCGAGTACTGGCTGCCGTTCGTCCTGCCCCAGATGCGGGCCGCCGTGGCCGCGCTGCCCCACGACGAGACGCTGACCGCACTGGAGGCGGACATCCTCGCCGACCCGGTGGTCGGCCCGCTCTACGAGGCCGGCGGTGGCGCGTACATCCACCCCGACGGGGACGAGCGTCCTCTCGACCACGCGCAAATGGGACCGGGCTGGGTGTCGCTGTGCACGGCCGAGCCCCTCGCCTCGCCCCGGGCCCGCCTCATGATCCTCGTCTTCCACCGCGGAGAGCAGAGGCCTCGTCAGCCCATGCTGCACGCCCGGTGA
- a CDS encoding Crp/Fnr family transcriptional regulator, whose protein sequence is MTTTKRLLRSLPAEYRDRLMELAREVSFPEDARIFEEHGTADRFWVIRSGAVTLDLQLPGRRVVTVETLGTGDLLGWSWLFPPYEWGFGAEALSPVRAYEFDGADARALCEQNPALGFAVMRAVAEVLGHRLHTARSRLLDLYVPHTAEPL, encoded by the coding sequence ATGACGACAACGAAGAGACTGCTCAGGTCCCTGCCCGCGGAATACCGGGACCGGCTGATGGAGCTCGCCCGTGAGGTGTCCTTCCCGGAGGACGCCCGGATCTTCGAGGAACACGGCACGGCGGACCGTTTCTGGGTCATCCGCTCCGGGGCGGTCACCCTGGACCTCCAGTTGCCCGGGCGGCGGGTGGTGACCGTGGAGACGCTGGGCACGGGCGACCTGCTCGGCTGGTCCTGGCTGTTCCCGCCGTACGAGTGGGGGTTCGGCGCGGAGGCACTCAGCCCCGTGCGGGCGTACGAGTTCGACGGCGCCGACGCGCGGGCGCTGTGCGAGCAGAACCCCGCGCTCGGCTTCGCCGTCATGCGCGCGGTGGCCGAGGTGCTCGGACACCGGCTGCACACGGCACGCAGCCGGCTGCTGGACCTCTATGTCCCGCACACCGCCGAGCCGTTGTGA
- a CDS encoding cytochrome P450, with the protein MDPRSRTLTPGRTRNTPRHDKATTSAVAWAPGAWPLAGHTVPLMRRPLDFVTSLATHGDVVRLRLGALPCYALTHPEWVQHVLVGGARDFTRGRLFEKASLFLGEGLVTSSGRIHHRARRAVQPAFHHQRIPAYTAVMGRVAESVVAQWRPGQVVAVDRAMNDLSLGVLANTLLPSGLGSRASAEFHRALPALSRGMMVRLLLPEWWARVPVASNRRFDHARHTMERLVGQAIAAHRDTGGDREDMLSLLLTQRDADGRGLTGRQVHDHVTSLAVAAVETTGATLAWFFHELGRHREIEERVHAEVDTVLGGRPPSFEDLPALAFTGRVVLETLRRYPPWMITRRATAAVRFGTVSVPGGAELLYSPYALHHDPRWFAAPRRFDPDRWLPERARALPKGAFIPFGAGAYKCVGETFALAEMTMAVATVCGRWRLRPLPGARVRVVARANIHPNRLPMVAEAR; encoded by the coding sequence ATGGACCCTCGATCCCGAACACTGACCCCGGGACGCACACGGAATACGCCGCGTCATGACAAGGCCACGACCAGCGCGGTCGCGTGGGCCCCGGGCGCCTGGCCCCTCGCCGGTCACACGGTTCCGCTGATGCGACGGCCCCTCGACTTCGTCACGTCGCTGGCCACGCACGGAGACGTCGTCCGGCTACGGCTCGGGGCATTGCCCTGCTACGCACTCACCCATCCGGAATGGGTCCAGCACGTTCTGGTCGGCGGGGCCCGCGATTTCACCCGCGGCCGGCTCTTCGAGAAAGCGTCCCTCTTTTTGGGAGAGGGTCTGGTGACCTCTTCCGGCAGGATTCACCACCGGGCCCGACGGGCCGTCCAACCCGCTTTCCACCATCAGCGGATCCCCGCCTACACCGCCGTCATGGGCCGGGTCGCCGAAAGCGTCGTCGCGCAATGGCGCCCGGGGCAGGTCGTCGCGGTGGACCGGGCGATGAACGACCTTTCGCTCGGTGTGCTCGCGAACACCCTGCTTCCCTCGGGCCTGGGAAGCCGCGCCAGCGCGGAATTCCACCGGGCGCTGCCCGCCCTCTCCCGGGGCATGATGGTGCGCCTTCTGCTGCCGGAGTGGTGGGCGCGCGTGCCAGTCGCCTCGAACCGCCGTTTCGACCACGCCCGTCACACCATGGAACGGCTCGTCGGACAGGCGATCGCCGCACACCGCGACACCGGAGGGGACCGCGAGGACATGCTCTCCCTGCTGCTGACCCAGCGGGACGCGGACGGCCGTGGCCTGACGGGCCGACAGGTCCATGACCATGTGACCAGCCTGGCCGTCGCCGCGGTGGAGACGACCGGGGCGACCCTCGCCTGGTTCTTCCACGAACTCGGGCGCCACCGCGAGATCGAGGAGCGCGTTCACGCCGAGGTCGACACCGTGCTCGGCGGCCGGCCGCCGAGCTTCGAGGATCTGCCGGCCCTCGCGTTCACCGGCCGGGTCGTGCTGGAGACGCTGCGCCGCTACCCGCCGTGGATGATCACGCGCCGCGCGACGGCCGCCGTCCGGTTCGGGACCGTGTCGGTGCCCGGCGGGGCCGAGCTCCTCTACAGCCCGTACGCGCTGCACCACGACCCGCGTTGGTTCGCGGCCCCGCGGCGCTTCGACCCCGACCGCTGGCTGCCCGAGCGGGCGCGTGCCCTGCCGAAGGGGGCGTTCATCCCGTTCGGCGCGGGCGCGTACAAATGCGTCGGCGAGACGTTCGCGCTGGCCGAGATGACCATGGCGGTGGCGACCGTCTGCGGGCGGTGGCGGCTGCGCCCGCTCCCCGGCGCGCGGGTCCGCGTGGTCGCCCGGGCGAACATCCACCCCAACCGGCTGCCCATGGTGGCCGAGGCCCGGTGA